In one Arenibacter antarcticus genomic region, the following are encoded:
- a CDS encoding GIN domain-containing protein: MKKIILLVLLTVNLTAYTQRKPKIKGNRTVIEVKENLPFFNAIVLEDDLEVVLKTGSNEGYELEVDENLVDILRFEVENETLTISSFYNVTSKKRLHITVFFNQLNQITVNNGKILSKDTFATDALRVDISGGAKAELSVNAEVLDIVMVGNGSGDFKMEGDALNIDLKDKAKLRLYAVAESINVQLLDKSEAQLEGVSTNLQIKLMEYAVLKASKLEVDSMVVTLNSNTSAEVMVTNSIELYASGSSKTYVYGEGKINLQEFLDTSELHRRK; encoded by the coding sequence GTGAAAAAGATAATATTGTTAGTGCTGTTGACCGTAAACTTGACAGCCTACACCCAAAGAAAACCAAAGATCAAAGGGAATAGAACTGTAATAGAGGTGAAGGAGAATCTGCCTTTCTTCAATGCAATTGTTTTGGAAGATGATTTAGAGGTGGTTCTAAAAACAGGTTCTAACGAAGGCTATGAATTGGAAGTCGACGAAAATTTAGTGGATATCCTGAGGTTTGAGGTGGAGAATGAAACGCTGACCATAAGCTCGTTTTACAATGTTACCTCTAAAAAAAGACTTCATATAACCGTATTTTTCAATCAATTGAACCAAATAACGGTAAATAACGGAAAGATCCTTTCCAAAGATACCTTCGCTACCGATGCCCTTAGGGTGGATATTAGTGGTGGGGCAAAAGCAGAATTATCCGTAAATGCGGAAGTGCTCGATATTGTTATGGTAGGGAATGGTAGTGGTGACTTTAAGATGGAAGGGGATGCATTAAATATAGACCTCAAGGACAAGGCCAAATTGCGACTCTATGCGGTAGCGGAATCCATAAATGTGCAATTGCTGGATAAATCCGAGGCCCAGTTAGAAGGTGTTTCTACTAACCTCCAAATTAAATTAATGGAATACGCCGTCTTAAAAGCTAGTAAATTGGAAGTAGATTCTATGGTCGTCACTTTGAACTCCAATACTTCCGCAGAAGTTATGGTGACTAATTCAATAGAGCTATATGCTTCTGGATCCTCAAAAACTTATGTTTATGGGGAAGGAAAAATAAACCTACAAGAATTTTTGGATACCTCCGAATTGCACCGGCGAAAATAA
- a CDS encoding cytochrome c oxidase subunit II — protein MTALLTIVVLILVGIAIWQMTKIFELSQIGSSNSQIASDSDNKYNGYLMFAFLIFLYGITIFSFVKYTKTLLPEAASDHGGEYDDLMLVSMIIIFIVQTITQFLLHFFAYKYRGRKGQKALFYADNDRLEFIWTIIPVIVLSGLILWGLYAWTNIMDINDEDDPLTVELYAQQFSWTARYAGNDNVLGEANVRMIDIDNANVLGLDNSDPNGVDDIIVKELHLPVGRKVNFKIRSQDVLHSAFMPHFRAQMNAVPGMITQFSFTPTITTAEMRQKPDVVEKVKGINELRAEKAARGEDNSDPWEFDYVLLCNKICGKSHYNMQMKIIVETEEEYNTWIASQKTFGAFMSSAQ, from the coding sequence ATGACTGCATTATTAACTATAGTTGTTTTAATATTAGTTGGAATTGCTATTTGGCAAATGACCAAGATATTCGAATTATCACAAATCGGATCTAGTAATTCACAAATTGCAAGCGATTCGGATAACAAGTACAATGGGTATTTGATGTTCGCATTCTTGATCTTCCTATACGGTATTACCATTTTTAGTTTTGTAAAATACACCAAGACACTTTTGCCAGAAGCGGCATCTGACCACGGTGGGGAATACGATGACTTAATGTTGGTTTCTATGATCATCATCTTTATAGTTCAGACCATCACCCAGTTTCTGTTACACTTCTTTGCTTATAAGTATAGAGGTAGGAAAGGTCAGAAAGCCTTATTCTATGCCGATAACGATCGGTTGGAGTTTATTTGGACCATTATTCCTGTAATTGTGTTGTCTGGACTTATTTTATGGGGTCTTTACGCTTGGACTAATATTATGGATATTAATGATGAGGACGATCCGTTGACGGTTGAGTTATACGCACAGCAATTTAGCTGGACAGCCAGATATGCAGGTAATGATAACGTACTCGGTGAGGCTAACGTTAGAATGATTGATATTGATAATGCCAATGTCCTTGGATTGGATAATTCGGATCCTAACGGTGTTGATGATATTATTGTAAAAGAGCTGCATTTACCTGTAGGTAGAAAAGTTAATTTTAAAATACGTTCACAAGATGTGCTTCACTCTGCATTTATGCCCCACTTTAGGGCGCAAATGAACGCTGTTCCTGGAATGATCACTCAATTCTCATTTACACCGACTATTACTACCGCAGAAATGAGGCAAAAGCCAGATGTAGTGGAAAAAGTTAAAGGGATCAATGAACTTCGCGCCGAAAAAGCGGCTAGAGGTGAGGATAACAGTGACCCATGGGAGTTTGACTATGTGTTGTTATGTAACAAAATTTGTGGGAAATCGCATTATAATATGCAGATGAAAATTATTGTGGAGACTGAAGAGGAATACAATACTTGGATCGCAAGTCAAAAAACCTTTGGGGCATTTATGTCTTCTGCACAATAA
- a CDS encoding cytochrome c has protein sequence MNNFSKIGIVLGLVLLVASCANKSSRNYQFMPDMYESVGYETYQKVEFLPDGQAAMKPVENSIPRGWIPYGIENTMEGKELSMLNPSPLDSLKQEDNLKVGKELYTIYCAVCHGDKGDGQGNLVKREKILGVPSYADVARNVTVGSAYHTIYYGLNSMGSYAGQLDTKERWQVSEYVMKLKEDLTK, from the coding sequence ATGAATAATTTTAGCAAAATAGGGATTGTACTTGGTTTGGTATTATTAGTTGCTTCATGTGCTAATAAGAGTAGTAGAAATTACCAGTTCATGCCCGATATGTACGAGTCCGTAGGATATGAAACCTACCAGAAAGTAGAATTTCTTCCCGATGGGCAAGCAGCTATGAAACCTGTGGAAAACAGCATACCTAGAGGTTGGATCCCCTATGGAATAGAAAATACCATGGAAGGCAAGGAGTTGTCCATGTTAAACCCAAGTCCATTAGATTCTCTGAAGCAAGAGGATAATTTAAAGGTGGGCAAGGAATTGTATACTATCTATTGCGCAGTTTGTCATGGTGATAAGGGTGATGGACAAGGGAATTTGGTGAAAAGGGAGAAGATCCTTGGAGTACCCAGTTATGCCGATGTGGCCAGGAATGTAACCGTTGGTTCTGCCTACCACACTATTTATTACGGCTTAAACTCAATGGGTTCCTATGCAGGGCAGTTGGATACTAAGGAGCGTTGGCAAGTGTCCGAATACGTAATGAAATTGAAAGAAGATTTAACAAAATAA
- a CDS encoding DUF3341 domain-containing protein, which yields MASKVIHAFYDDDDVLMHAVKKVRAAKHHIEDIYCPFPVHGLDKAMGLAPTRLAITSFLYGCVGLVISIVMMNYIMIEDWPQDIGGKPTFSFIQNMPAFIPIMFELTVFFAAHLMVITFFLRSRLWPFKEAENPDVRTTDDHFLMEIEIHGNEQELKDLLLDTGAVEINITEK from the coding sequence ATGGCGTCTAAAGTTATACATGCGTTTTATGATGATGACGATGTGCTAATGCATGCTGTTAAAAAGGTGAGAGCGGCCAAGCATCATATAGAAGATATTTATTGTCCATTTCCCGTTCACGGGTTGGACAAGGCAATGGGATTGGCTCCTACAAGATTGGCTATTACATCATTTTTGTATGGCTGTGTAGGTCTGGTGATATCTATTGTGATGATGAATTACATCATGATTGAGGATTGGCCTCAGGATATTGGAGGGAAGCCCACTTTTAGCTTCATTCAGAACATGCCGGCTTTTATTCCAATTATGTTTGAGTTAACGGTGTTCTTTGCAGCCCACCTTATGGTAATCACTTTCTTCTTAAGAAGTAGATTGTGGCCATTTAAAGAAGCTGAGAATCCAGATGTAAGAACAACGGATGATCATTTCTTGATGGAAATTGAAATTCACGGCAACGAACAGGAGCTTAAGGATTTGTTGTTGGATACTGGAGCAGTCGAAATTAATATTACAGAAAAGTAG
- a CDS encoding quinol:cytochrome C oxidoreductase, translated as MYTFSNRLKIASFILMAVGVLGIGIGFITAPSTVEEAKAMVASHDDGHADAYDATEDITAHDSSHDEHLLHQLQNKPWAALYVAALFFMMIALGTLAFYAVQRAAQAGWSPLLFRVMEGITAYLVPGGIAVFVILVLSVAHMNHLFVWMDADVVANDKLLLNKSGYLNGPFFLIRAVIFLGGWILYREYSRKLSLAQDESNDDSNFKLNFRISAGFLVFYLISESIMSWDWIMSVDPHWFSTLFGWYIFASMFVTGITVIALVTIYLKSKGYLKDVNNSHIHDLAKFMFGMSIFWAYLWFSQFMLIWYANIPEEVTYFVTRISDYKIPFFGMLVLNFVFPLLLLMNSDFKRVNWFVVMTGIVILIGHYMNLFVAIMPATVGDQWGIGIAEIGSVLFFAGAFIFFVFRALTKAPLQPKRNPFIEESKHFHY; from the coding sequence ATGTATACTTTTTCAAATAGATTAAAAATTGCTTCATTCATACTAATGGCTGTGGGTGTTTTGGGAATTGGTATCGGTTTTATAACTGCACCAAGTACAGTCGAGGAGGCAAAGGCAATGGTGGCCTCACATGATGATGGGCATGCAGATGCGTATGATGCAACAGAAGATATTACTGCTCATGATTCGTCTCACGATGAACATTTATTACACCAATTACAGAATAAGCCTTGGGCTGCTTTGTACGTGGCGGCCCTTTTCTTTATGATGATCGCACTCGGAACCCTAGCTTTTTATGCAGTACAGCGTGCCGCTCAGGCAGGATGGTCTCCTTTGTTATTTAGGGTGATGGAAGGTATTACGGCTTACTTAGTCCCAGGTGGAATTGCTGTATTCGTTATTTTAGTCCTTTCTGTAGCCCATATGAACCATCTGTTTGTGTGGATGGATGCCGATGTCGTTGCAAATGATAAGTTGTTGTTAAATAAGTCGGGCTACCTTAACGGACCGTTCTTTTTAATAAGAGCAGTGATATTTTTAGGTGGTTGGATTTTATATAGGGAGTATTCAAGGAAGTTATCCTTGGCACAGGATGAATCCAACGATGATAGTAATTTTAAATTGAACTTTAGAATTTCTGCAGGTTTCTTGGTATTCTATCTTATTTCGGAATCCATTATGTCTTGGGATTGGATCATGAGTGTGGATCCACACTGGTTCAGTACCCTTTTTGGATGGTATATTTTCGCTAGTATGTTTGTAACCGGGATAACCGTTATTGCATTAGTAACTATTTATTTGAAATCTAAAGGTTATTTAAAAGATGTGAATAACAGCCATATCCATGATTTAGCTAAATTTATGTTCGGGATGAGTATTTTTTGGGCCTACCTTTGGTTCTCCCAATTTATGCTGATATGGTATGCCAACATTCCTGAAGAAGTAACCTATTTCGTTACTAGGATTTCGGATTATAAAATACCGTTTTTTGGAATGCTGGTCCTTAACTTTGTTTTCCCATTATTGCTACTTATGAACAGCGATTTTAAAAGGGTTAATTGGTTCGTGGTTATGACGGGGATTGTTATTTTGATTGGGCATTATATGAATTTATTTGTGGCTATTATGCCAGCTACCGTTGGTGATCAATGGGGCATTGGTATTGCTGAAATTGGATCCGTATTGTTTTTTGCAGGGGCATTTATATTCTTTGTGTTCAGGGCACTGACAAAAGCACCCCTACAACCTAAGCGGAACCCGTTTATAGAGGAGAGTAAACATTTTCATTATTAG
- a CDS encoding cbb3-type cytochrome c oxidase subunit I — MSVTANAHVEDHSDDHGHHHKETFVTKYIFSQDHKMIAKQYLITGLIMGALGIAMSILFRMQLAWPGESFMVFEAILGKWAPGGVMDADVYLALVTIHGTLMVFFLLTAGLSGTFSNLLIPLQIGARDMASGFLNMLSYWIFFVACIIMLSSLFLEAGPAAAGWTVYPPLSALPMAQPGSGMGMTLWLISMALFIAQSLLGSLNYIVTVINLRTKGMSMTRLPLTIWAFFVTAIIGVVSFPVLLSAALLLIMDRSFGTSFFLSDIFIQGEVLHYQGGSPVLYEHLFWFLGHPEVYIVILPAMGIVSEVLAVNARKPIFGYRAMIASILAIAFLSTIVWGHHMFISGMNPFLGSVFTFTTLLIAIPSAVKAFNWITTLWKGNLQLNPAMLFSIGMVSTFISGGLTGIILGDSTLDINVHDTYFVIAHFHLVMGISALYGMFAGIYHWFPKMFGRMMNKNMGYVHFWITAVCSYGIFFPMHFVGMAGVPRRYYENTAFPMFDDLADVQVLMTLFAILAAFVQLIFVYNFVKSIFYGTKAVQNPWKGTTLEWTTPVEGIHGNWPGAIPEVHRWPYDYSKTNEDGEYVIPTQDYVPQNVPLFDGEEELQH, encoded by the coding sequence ATGTCTGTAACAGCTAACGCACATGTAGAAGATCATTCAGATGATCACGGACACCATCACAAGGAAACCTTTGTGACCAAATATATTTTCAGTCAGGATCATAAGATGATTGCTAAGCAATATTTGATCACTGGTTTAATCATGGGGGCTTTAGGTATTGCCATGTCTATATTGTTTAGAATGCAGTTGGCCTGGCCAGGAGAATCCTTCATGGTATTTGAAGCAATATTAGGAAAATGGGCACCTGGCGGTGTTATGGATGCCGATGTATATTTGGCCTTGGTAACCATTCATGGTACCCTTATGGTTTTCTTCCTTCTAACAGCCGGACTTAGTGGTACTTTTAGTAACTTACTAATTCCATTGCAGATCGGTGCAAGGGATATGGCTTCAGGCTTCCTTAATATGTTGTCCTATTGGATATTCTTCGTGGCCTGTATAATTATGTTATCCTCCCTATTTTTGGAGGCCGGACCCGCTGCTGCTGGTTGGACAGTCTATCCGCCATTAAGTGCCTTGCCTATGGCTCAGCCAGGTTCAGGAATGGGAATGACACTTTGGTTAATCTCTATGGCCCTATTTATTGCGCAATCACTATTGGGATCATTGAATTATATTGTAACCGTAATCAACCTTAGGACAAAAGGGATGTCCATGACAAGGTTACCTTTGACTATCTGGGCGTTTTTTGTTACGGCTATCATAGGTGTAGTTTCTTTCCCTGTTCTTTTATCCGCAGCCTTATTGCTGATAATGGATAGGAGTTTTGGTACCTCTTTCTTTTTGTCGGATATCTTTATCCAAGGAGAAGTACTTCACTATCAAGGAGGGTCGCCTGTTTTGTATGAGCACTTATTCTGGTTCTTGGGCCATCCGGAAGTATATATTGTAATTCTACCTGCAATGGGTATCGTGTCAGAAGTTCTGGCGGTTAATGCACGTAAACCAATTTTTGGGTACCGCGCAATGATTGCATCAATTCTGGCAATTGCATTTTTGTCTACCATTGTTTGGGGACACCATATGTTTATTTCAGGAATGAACCCATTCTTAGGTTCGGTATTTACATTTACCACCTTATTGATTGCGATTCCTTCTGCGGTAAAAGCCTTTAACTGGATTACCACGCTGTGGAAAGGTAATCTCCAATTAAACCCTGCCATGTTGTTCTCTATCGGAATGGTATCTACCTTTATTTCAGGTGGTTTAACAGGAATTATTTTGGGAGATAGTACCTTGGATATTAATGTTCACGATACGTATTTTGTAATTGCTCACTTCCATTTGGTAATGGGGATCTCAGCACTATACGGAATGTTTGCGGGTATTTATCACTGGTTCCCAAAAATGTTTGGCAGAATGATGAACAAAAATATGGGTTATGTGCATTTTTGGATTACCGCGGTGTGTTCCTATGGTATATTTTTTCCGATGCACTTCGTAGGAATGGCTGGTGTACCACGTAGGTACTATGAGAATACCGCTTTCCCAATGTTCGATGACCTTGCAGATGTTCAAGTGTTAATGACTTTATTTGCTATTTTAGCAGCATTCGTACAGTTGATATTTGTATACAATTTTGTAAAAAGTATTTTCTATGGTACTAAAGCAGTACAAAACCCTTGGAAGGGAACTACTTTAGAATGGACTACTCCGGTAGAAGGTATCCATGGAAACTGGCCTGGAGCAATACCAGAAGTTCACAGATGGCCTTACGATTACAGTAAAACCAATGAGGATGGTGAATACGTAATACCTACTCAGGATTATGTTCCGCAAAATGTTCCTTTATTTGATGGTGAGGAAGAATTGCAACACTAG
- the ruvB gene encoding Holliday junction branch migration DNA helicase RuvB, with the protein MNENLDPTTDGFSPEELDIDRALRPVSFDDFTGQEQVLENLKVFVEAANQRNEALDHTLFHGPPGLGKTTLAHILANELGVGIKITSGPVLDKPGDLAGLLTNLNERDVLFIDEIHRLSPIVEEYLYSAMEDYKIDIMIESGPNARSVQINLNPFTLIGATTRSGLLTSPMRARFGIQSRLQYYSTELLSTIVERSAEILKVPISLEAAIEIAGRSRGTPRICNALLRRVRDFAQIKGNGSIDMDISKYSLNALHVDAHGLDEMDNKILTTIIDKFKGGPVGISTLATAVSESAETIEEVYEPFLIQQGFIMRTPRGREVTELAYKHLGRIKGSIQPGLF; encoded by the coding sequence ATGAATGAGAATTTAGACCCCACGACGGATGGTTTTAGTCCCGAAGAATTAGATATTGACAGGGCCTTGCGTCCTGTTAGTTTTGATGATTTTACAGGTCAAGAACAGGTATTGGAAAATTTAAAGGTATTTGTGGAAGCGGCCAATCAGAGAAATGAGGCGCTAGATCATACATTGTTCCATGGCCCTCCGGGACTTGGTAAAACTACCCTTGCCCATATCTTGGCCAATGAACTGGGAGTTGGGATAAAAATCACTTCCGGTCCGGTCCTTGATAAACCAGGCGATTTGGCAGGATTGTTGACCAATCTTAATGAAAGAGATGTGCTCTTTATTGATGAGATTCATCGCTTAAGTCCCATTGTGGAGGAATACCTATACTCGGCCATGGAAGATTACAAGATAGATATTATGATCGAATCTGGTCCCAATGCCAGATCGGTTCAGATAAATCTAAATCCGTTTACACTTATCGGTGCCACCACAAGGTCTGGGTTGTTGACATCTCCCATGCGGGCACGATTTGGTATCCAAAGCAGATTGCAATATTATTCTACGGAATTGTTGTCTACCATTGTGGAGCGAAGTGCAGAAATACTAAAAGTTCCCATAAGCTTGGAGGCCGCTATAGAAATTGCTGGTCGGAGTAGGGGGACCCCTAGAATATGTAACGCCCTACTTAGACGGGTAAGGGATTTTGCCCAGATAAAGGGAAATGGAAGTATCGATATGGACATCTCCAAGTATAGTCTAAACGCATTGCATGTAGATGCTCACGGATTGGATGAAATGGACAATAAAATTCTGACCACAATAATCGATAAGTTTAAGGGAGGTCCCGTAGGTATTTCCACTCTGGCCACCGCAGTATCCGAAAGTGCGGAAACCATAGAGGAAGTTTATGAACCTTTCTTAATTCAGCAGGGGTTTATTATGCGTACCCCAAGGGGAAGGGAAGTAACGGAATTGGCCTATAAGCATTTGGGGAGAATTAAAGGCAGCATTCAGCCCGGACTCTTTTAA
- a CDS encoding cytochrome P450, with protein sequence MNNLKLVSRFHVLKNARGILKNPLPFHHMNFEAYGDHFKIRLSGKESVLFTRNPGLIKHILQKQHKKFQKSPLQTVDLAKYVGHGILTSNGEHWRTHRRMVQPAFHKKKLENLIEVMRNAILFELGHIVTGREQNVFSLMGDLAFQVVAKSLFSSADIRDKMSRLKYITEANQRMLIKEMRQPYLKGWFKMSGQIDKHLALAAESKTLLREIIEERRGASREMDDLLDMLLKARYEDGSPMSDAQLVDEVLILFTAGHETTANALSFALFLLAKHPEIQEEVHQEVSTVKLKFSEIGFTQWGNIFPLVKQCLEEALRMYPPAYVIDRIALEDDTYEGIAIPKDTMVLMSIYELHRYAEYWEKPDQFMPGRFRTLDKMEYGDFYYPFGAGPRMCVGNNFAMVEMIIAITEIIRKYKITTTMDAIELNPLISLKPKGVTLMFKER encoded by the coding sequence ATGAACAATTTAAAATTGGTATCTAGGTTTCATGTCTTAAAAAATGCTCGTGGGATCCTGAAAAATCCATTACCTTTTCATCATATGAATTTTGAGGCCTATGGAGACCATTTCAAGATTAGGCTAAGCGGTAAGGAATCTGTCCTTTTTACCAGAAACCCTGGTCTTATTAAGCATATCTTGCAAAAGCAGCATAAGAAATTCCAAAAATCGCCCCTGCAAACGGTAGATCTCGCCAAATATGTGGGGCATGGTATTCTTACCTCTAATGGGGAGCATTGGCGAACACATAGGCGAATGGTGCAACCCGCGTTTCATAAGAAGAAACTGGAGAACCTAATAGAAGTAATGCGCAATGCAATTCTCTTTGAACTTGGTCATATAGTGACGGGAAGGGAGCAAAATGTATTTTCCCTAATGGGAGATCTGGCGTTTCAGGTGGTGGCAAAATCACTTTTCAGCAGTGCTGATATCAGGGATAAAATGTCACGACTAAAGTATATTACCGAGGCCAATCAACGTATGCTGATCAAGGAAATGCGACAGCCTTATCTTAAAGGGTGGTTTAAAATGAGTGGTCAAATCGATAAACACCTTGCCCTTGCTGCGGAATCTAAAACGCTACTCCGAGAAATCATTGAAGAAAGACGCGGTGCTTCCAGAGAAATGGACGATCTTTTGGATATGCTGTTAAAGGCCCGATACGAGGATGGTTCCCCTATGTCCGATGCCCAATTGGTAGATGAAGTATTGATTCTTTTTACAGCTGGGCATGAAACAACAGCTAATGCCTTAAGCTTTGCCCTATTTTTATTGGCGAAGCATCCGGAAATTCAAGAAGAAGTTCATCAGGAGGTGTCAACTGTGAAACTAAAATTTTCCGAAATAGGATTCACCCAATGGGGAAATATATTTCCTTTAGTAAAACAGTGTTTGGAGGAAGCTTTAAGGATGTATCCACCTGCCTATGTTATAGATAGGATTGCTCTTGAGGATGATACCTATGAGGGGATTGCCATTCCTAAGGATACGATGGTATTGATGTCTATCTATGAACTGCACCGATATGCGGAGTATTGGGAAAAACCGGACCAATTTATGCCCGGTCGTTTCAGAACGTTGGACAAAATGGAATATGGTGATTTTTACTATCCCTTTGGGGCTGGACCAAGAATGTGTGTGGGCAATAATTTTGCTATGGTTGAAATGATCATTGCTATCACCGAAATTATTAGGAAATACAAAATAACCACTACGATGGATGCTATAGAATTAAATCCACTGATATCCCTAAAGCCAAAGGGTGTAACTTTAATGTTTAAAGAACGATAG
- a CDS encoding acyl-CoA dehydrogenase → MEKTNYSSSILQYIPYFFIIWSDDLLSVSEVAVVRRIIKNDPTLSEDERELLYTWLHKEAPPKWKVIKNWAEIISNSGVKLNESDTYPLTSFSKKLASLNGGDPSINEKLSEIEINLGIQPNHYNHLFEVEVQKEKTSNYYSGKEIHQILMGEHNQQLEHFGEFLSHPNFSWEVNRDLDGFRKKVLTQVQHLGEKGYGAMAYPEEYGGINNMTLYANIFEYLMFVDGSLTIKFGVQFGLFGGSVQKLGSKKHHDQYLKNIGEAKLLGCFAMTETGHGSNVRGIKTTATYTRETDAITIHTPGKNDNKEYIGNALHGSMATVFAQLIVKGKNHGVHAILVPLRDENNNLMPGVTIEDCGYKLGLNGVDNGKIWFNQVQVPRENLLNKYGDIKPDGSYYSAIKNPNKRFFTMLGTLVGGRICVAKGALGGAKMALAIAVKYALKRRQFNDSIKIQEDLIMDYPSHQLRLTPPIAKSYVYHVTLEALMKTYSDDTITDKREVETQVAALKAVITWFANETIQECREACGGKGYLLENRIADLKTDVDIFTTFEGDNTVLLQLAAKGILSNFNSELNSGGFKAVLKMVSSQIKDKLVAINPAYSNKVDKDHLYNPKFHQHAFDYRTRRLTYSLAMRIKDYIKRGVPPYQAFLKVQSHLLALGKAYSCELAYTTFVRYTDSIEDQKNRELFKKLGALFALQEIREDATWYLEHGYIGSTKSKAIRQRVERLSTELRPHIENLVDGFGIPEHCLTAPIIR, encoded by the coding sequence ATGGAAAAGACAAATTATTCATCAAGCATACTTCAATATATTCCCTACTTTTTTATTATTTGGTCAGATGACTTGCTCTCTGTTTCGGAGGTAGCGGTGGTTAGGCGCATCATTAAGAACGACCCTACCCTATCCGAAGATGAGCGTGAGTTGCTTTATACATGGCTCCATAAGGAAGCGCCTCCAAAATGGAAGGTCATTAAAAATTGGGCAGAAATAATTTCCAATTCTGGCGTAAAATTAAATGAAAGCGACACCTACCCCCTGACTTCGTTTAGCAAAAAACTAGCTTCCCTGAATGGAGGGGATCCAAGCATAAACGAAAAATTATCTGAAATTGAAATCAACCTAGGCATCCAACCAAATCACTACAATCATTTATTTGAAGTGGAAGTTCAAAAGGAAAAAACCTCGAACTACTATAGTGGGAAAGAAATTCACCAAATACTAATGGGTGAACACAACCAACAATTAGAACATTTTGGGGAATTTCTCTCCCATCCTAACTTTTCTTGGGAGGTTAACAGGGATCTTGATGGGTTTAGGAAAAAGGTACTCACCCAAGTACAGCACTTAGGTGAGAAGGGATACGGGGCCATGGCCTACCCCGAAGAATATGGAGGAATCAACAATATGACCTTATACGCTAATATCTTTGAATATCTGATGTTTGTAGACGGCAGTCTCACTATTAAATTTGGGGTACAATTTGGCCTTTTTGGAGGTAGTGTACAAAAACTGGGCTCCAAAAAACATCACGACCAATATTTAAAGAATATTGGTGAAGCCAAATTACTGGGATGTTTTGCCATGACGGAAACCGGACATGGATCCAATGTTAGGGGGATTAAAACAACCGCCACTTATACTCGGGAAACGGATGCTATTACGATACATACCCCCGGGAAAAACGACAACAAGGAATATATTGGCAATGCCCTGCACGGGTCCATGGCCACCGTTTTCGCCCAATTGATCGTCAAGGGAAAGAACCATGGTGTACATGCCATTCTTGTTCCCTTAAGAGACGAAAATAACAACCTCATGCCAGGAGTCACAATAGAAGACTGTGGTTATAAATTAGGGCTTAACGGTGTTGATAATGGAAAAATATGGTTTAATCAGGTACAGGTGCCACGTGAAAACCTATTGAATAAATACGGGGACATAAAACCCGATGGGAGTTATTATTCAGCTATAAAAAATCCAAATAAGCGATTTTTCACAATGTTGGGCACTTTGGTAGGAGGAAGAATATGTGTTGCAAAAGGCGCATTGGGTGGAGCCAAAATGGCATTGGCTATTGCTGTTAAATACGCATTAAAAAGGCGCCAATTTAATGATTCCATTAAGATACAGGAGGATTTAATCATGGATTATCCCTCCCATCAATTAAGATTAACCCCTCCCATCGCCAAATCTTATGTATACCATGTTACCTTAGAAGCACTGATGAAGACGTATAGCGATGATACCATAACCGATAAACGAGAAGTTGAAACCCAGGTAGCGGCTCTAAAAGCCGTTATTACTTGGTTTGCCAATGAGACCATTCAAGAATGCAGGGAAGCCTGTGGCGGTAAGGGCTATCTTTTGGAAAATAGGATTGCGGACCTCAAGACGGATGTGGACATCTTCACCACTTTTGAAGGAGACAATACCGTATTACTGCAATTGGCAGCCAAGGGTATTCTTTCCAATTTTAATAGCGAACTGAACAGTGGTGGTTTTAAGGCAGTATTAAAAATGGTTAGTTCCCAGATAAAGGATAAACTAGTAGCCATAAATCCCGCCTATTCAAATAAGGTGGACAAGGACCATCTTTACAACCCTAAATTTCATCAACACGCATTCGACTATAGGACCAGAAGACTCACTTATTCCCTAGCCATGCGGATAAAGGATTATATTAAACGTGGAGTGCCTCCCTATCAGGCATTTTTAAAGGTACAGAGCCATTTACTGGCATTAGGCAAGGCTTACAGCTGCGAATTGGCCTACACCACCTTTGTGCGTTATACAGACAGCATAGAAGACCAAAAAAATAGGGAACTCTTTAAAAAACTAGGGGCATTGTTTGCGCTTCAAGAAATAAGGGAAGATGCCACCTGGTATTTAGAACACGGATATATTGGTAGTACGAAATCCAAGGCCATACGCCAAAGAGTTGAACGGTTAAGTACCGAACTACGCCCACACATTGAGAACTTAGTAGATGGATTTGGCATCCCGGAACACTGTTTAACAGCCCCTATCATCCGCTAG